ATCTCATTTTTGACTGAATGCTAGAGAAAGCACGTCAGCCATCTGCAGCTTCTCCCAAGGTGTCCTTCCCATGATTAGGGATACATTCCATAATCAACACAGCAGGACAGAACAGTATTATTGGATCTGAAAGAAAACCAATGGAGACTGGGAATCTCTAAGGGCAGCTGCAATTTTCTAGatctattattttctatttagagGTTAGTGAGACAGAACATGGTGTTGATATGAAAATCGAGAGATTTATGTTGTTTTCATagtagcaaaaagaaaagaaatctccgGAGAGGACCCCAAAATGGTAACTTGGTGTAAATACAAAGTGAAGAGTTATTTGTGGCTTGAGATAGGTTGGAAATTGCTCCTTTGATTAGGAGATGGTTGCTACAGTTCGCAACGGAATGTtactgtctttcttcttttctttttctttctttagtatcTGTTGAGAGAGTTTATGAAGAAACCAGCCAACATCCTGGAGATCCTCAGGCCACCTCAAGTACTGCTGTTTCTGTACAAAGCCTCTAATGGATTGATGTTTCATCAACTGGTACTGGGACAAGGACCCAACCACCACCATGATGAGAGCACTGTTAAGGTCAGATAAGCACCTGCCCTGGGCATAACTGAAGGCTTCAAGGCACCAACCATCTCTAAGGAAGTGTCTGCTCACAAGACAAACAATCTTTCTACTGTTCCAGATGGCGTCCTGGATATTGGCAATGTGGTTTTCTCCCGGGACAAAGTCTCTTTCTTCAAAGCACAGGTTAAatctgttttggtcactgtattGAGTGTCCAGGTGTTTGAGCAAAGCATTCTGCACCCATGCGAAGTCTTTGCTGCTGAAGCACAAATAGGCATCATATTTGTACGTATCAGGTTCTGTGCCCTGGGGATGGTACTTGAACACCAGTCTCTGGGCTGTCTTATAACAGATAAAACAGAAGCCCCGGAACTTCGTGACTATGAGGATGGTCATGAGGAACAGAGTCAGAGTGACAGTGCATACAATGAAAAGGGAGAACTTCAGGGACTTTAAGACTTCCTCTTCATCACAAGCTTCCgtggaaagagagaagagggaaaccCCGGAGAGCGAGTCAGGGTACACGCAATGTATGTCTGCAGGAGGCCCAGCTATAGTGACATTGGTGTGATTAAGCCAATGGATAAAAGTGCTAAGTGTACATTCACAAATGAACTTGTTATGAGTTATATCCAAGACACTAAGTGATACAAATAAATCAGGATCGGGAGCTAGGAGCTGATTCCCAGATATGTCCAGGATCTCTAAATTAGCAGGTAAATCATTGTGAGAAAGAACTGTCAGCCTGTTGGAGTTGAGGCTTAGTCTCTTTAATGCAGTCAGATGGCTAAATACTCCTGGTGGAAGGGAATTAAGATAGTTATTATTCAAATACAGAACTTGAAGATTAGAAAGTCCCTCAAAAACATCCCAACAGAGTTGAGTTTCCCAGGCAAGTTGCAACATATTTCCTCCAAGGAAAAGCTGTTCTAAGCTGGGATTCTCTGAAGGGGTTTGAGCTCCACTACAAGAGGATAAGcgattttgatttaaaatgagaatcTGGAGATGAGGTACCCGTAGGAGAAAGTAGAGAATATCTAGATTTTCTAGCCTGTTTTCTGATAAGTGGATGAAGTTGGCTGTAAGGTTGATCTCTGACAAAGTCACTAGTTTATTGCCACTCAAGAAGATATCAGGTATGCTTGGAATAAAATGAATGGTTGTAAGAGCATTGTCTCGGCGATCCAAGGTCTGTAAGTTTTCCAGGAATTTGAATGTTTGGTCTTGAATTATTCCAATGTGATTCTTTTGCAAATCAATGTAGGCTACCTTAGGTAGTCCATAGAAATTCGAACTGTAAAGTTCCCCCAGAAGGTTATACGACAAATTGAGAACTTGGAGGTTGTCAAGTCCGTAAAATGCTTCAACCGCAATCTTATTTATCTTGTTGTAGGCAAGGTTCAGAACCTGCAAATCCTGGAGTGTCTCAAAGACTCGGGAGTTCAGGGAGAAGATAAACCCATGTGAAAGGTCCAGGTGTCTCACTGAACTTCTGGCCAGGCCAGCAAATGTGTTCTGGTCAGGATCTTTGATGTTATGGAAGCCAAACCCGGCACCCATGATGTGGTGGGCAAGAATCAAAGAGAAGGCCTGGCTTTTGCTGATGGCATTGCTAAAGTTTCCTGTGATATCCACTGTCCAGCCATTTCCAGAAACATCTAGTGTCTCCAGCACCATGTTTCTGAACGGGTTCATACATTTTCCCCAGTCCACTGAGACTCTGCTATACAAGTTATTAGCTGCGAGGCTGAAAAAGGAGAGCATTTTCCCTTGGAGGGGCTCGAGCTCATGTTCACATACAAGAAATATTTGGTTGGAGGAAAAATCTATGGACTTCAAGGAATTCAGCTTCCCAAATGAAGGATGAAGGTAAAGGCTACGAATCTGATTTTTGGATAGATCCAAGCGAGTTAAAGActttaaatttctgaaataacCATTTTTCAATACAGCATCGGAGAGACCACAGAAATACAGTCTAAGTTCAAACAGATGGAACAGTCCCTGAAAAGCATCTGGATGCAAGAAGTATATCTGACTACTTCCCAGGTCCAAGATTCTAAGGTTGGGCAGGTTTCTGAAGGCCTCCTTGTCAATAGTCAAGGGGGTATACTGGTTCCCGAGCTCCAGCAGCTGCAGCTGTTCCAGAAAGGGGAAGGATGAAACAGTGACTGTCCGGATATAGTTGAAGCTCAATAGGAGCCTCTCAGTGGTGTTGAGGACCTGGGGGACCTGGGTGAGGTTGCAGAAACGATAAAAGGCTATTCGGCCATCAAAGGAGCAGGAAGGAAATCCAAACACAGGACTGGCCACAAGCACCACTCCTAGGAGAAGGTCCAGGTGGTCTCCCATGATCCTATGGAGAAGGGAGAATGAAAACACAGGCATTTAAGCTCGAGGTATTGCGCTGGGGTCTTCAGATCCTGGGGGTATTCTCTATGATGTTCCTGTTCCCTTTGATCCCTTCATTCCTCTGATTCCACAAACGTGGCTGCTGGCAGATACAGACAAAGCTATTCTtactctctttctgtttttttgagacagggtcttgctctgtcgcccaggctggaggtaagtggtaccatcacagctcactgccacctccgcctcccaggtttaaactatcctcccatctcagccacctgattagctggaactacaggcatgtgccactgtacctggctaatttttgtatttttagtagaaatggggtttcaccacattgcccaggctggtctccaacttgtgggctcaagtgacctgcccacctcaacctcctgaagtgctgggattacaggtatgagtcaccacacctggcctatttttgctCTCTTTCTATCAAACACTTATGTTGAATTCTCTATATactaggcactattctaggtactTAAAAAACATTTCgcttaatctttttaaaaatttatttattattctaaatcaaaatttaaaaattgagatgggggtatcgctttgttgcccaggctggtcttgaactcctgagctgaagtgatcctcccacctcggcctcccaacg
This DNA window, taken from Macaca mulatta isolate MMU2019108-1 chromosome 1, T2T-MMU8v2.0, whole genome shotgun sequence, encodes the following:
- the TLR5 gene encoding toll-like receptor 5 precursor (The RefSeq protein has 7 substitutions compared to this genomic sequence), producing MGDHLDLLLGVVLVASPVFGFPSCSFDGRIAFYRFCNLTQVPQVLNTTERLLLSFNYIRTVTVSSFPFLEQLQLLELGNQYTPLTIDKEAFRNLPNLRILDLGSSQIYFLHPDAFQGLFHLFELRLYFCGLSDAVLKNGYFRNLKSLTRLDLSKNQIRSLYLHPSFGKLNSLKSIDFSSNQIFLVCEHELEPLQGKMLSFFSLAANNLYSRVSVDWGKCMNPFRNMVLETLDVSGNGWTVDITGNFSNAISKSQAFSLILAHHIMGAGFGFHNIKDPDQNTFAGLARSSVRHLDLSHGFIFSLNSRVFETLQDLQVLNLAYNKINKIAVEAFYGLDNLQVLNLSYNLLGELYSSNFYGLPKVAYIDLQKNHIGIIQDQTFKFLENLQTLDLRDNALTTIHFIPSIPDIFLSGNKLVTLSEINLTANFIHLSENRLENLDILYFLLRVPHLQILILNQNRLSSCSGAQTPSENPSLEQLFLGENMLQLAWETELCWDVFEGLSNLQVLYLNNNYLNSLPPGVFKHLTALKGLSLNSNRLTVLSHNDLPANLEILDISGNQLLAPDPDVFVSLSVLDITHNKFICECALSTFIHWLNHTNVTIAGPPADIHCVYPDSLSGVSLFSLSTEACDEEEVLKSLKFSLFIVCTVTLTLFLMTILIVTKFRGFCFICYKTAQRLVFKYHPQGTEPDTYKYDAYLCFSSKDFAWVQNALLKHLDTQYSDQNRFNLCFEERDFVPGENHIANIQDAIWNSRKIVCLVSRHFLRDGWCLEAFSYAQGRCLSDLNSALIMVVVGSLSQYQLMKHQSIRGFVQKQQYLRWPEDLQDVGWFLHKLSQQILKKEKEKKKDSNIPLRTVATIS
- the TLR5 gene encoding toll-like receptor 5 isoform X1 — its product is MGDHLDLLLGVVLVASPVFGFPSCSFDGRIAFYRFCNLTQVPQVLNTTERLLLSFNYIRTVTVSSFPFLEQLQLLELGNQYTPLTIDKEAFRNLPNLRILDLGSSQIYFLHPDAFQGLFHLFELRLYFCGLSDAVLKNGYFRNLKSLTRLDLSKNQIRSLYLHPSFGKLNSLKSIDFSSNQIFLVCEHELEPLQGKMLSFFSLAANNLYSRVSVDWGKCMNPFRNMVLETLDVSGNGWTVDITGNFSNAISKSQAFSLILAHHIMGAGFGFHNIKDPDQNTFAGLARSSVRHLDLSHGFIFSLNSRVFETLQDLQVLNLAYNKINKIAVEAFYGLDNLQVLNLSYNLLGELYSSNFYGLPKVAYIDLQKNHIGIIQDQTFKFLENLQTLDRRDNALTTIHFIPSIPDIFLSGNKLVTLSEINLTANFIHLSENRLENLDILYFLLRVPHLQILILNQNRLSSCSGAQTPSENPSLEQLFLGGNMLQLAWETQLCWDVFEGLSNLQVLYLNNNYLNSLPPGVFSHLTALKRLSLNSNRLTVLSHNDLPANLEILDISGNQLLAPDPDLFVSLSVLDITHNKFICECTLSTFIHWLNHTNVTIAGPPADIHCVYPDSLSGVSLFSLSTEACDEEEVLKSLKFSLFIVCTVTLTLFLMTILIVTKFRGFCFICYKTAQRLVFKYHPQGTEPDTYKYDAYLCFSSKDFAWVQNALLKHLDTQYSDQNRFNLCFEERDFVPGENHIANIQDAIWNSRKIVCLVSRHFLRDGWCLEAFSYAQGRCLSDLNSALIMVVVGSLSQYQLMKHQSIRGFVQKQQYLRWPEDLQDVGWFLHKLSQQILKKEKEKKKDSNIPLRTVATIS